AGCGCGACTTGGTGGGGGTGGGCGCCTTGGCAGGGGGCACCTGGCGCGGCTTGACCTTGGCGGGCGCAGCCGGCGCCGGCTGGACAGACTGGGCCGACTGCACCACGGGGGCCTTGGCCTCCTCTTGCGGGCGCTGCCCCATCACGTGGGCACAGCCCGCGAGCGCCACGGCGCCTGCGAACGCCGCGATCATCAGTTTTCCGTTCGAATGACGAGCATTACGGTCCATCGTGCACGACCCTCCCTGAACACGCGGCAGAACGCGCGGCTGCCTGCATGTTCAGGTTAGGCCCTCGAAAGCGGCGAGCGTTAGCGCCCCATGGCCAACGCTTCTGGTCCGGACGACTAGCCGTGCTTGAGGTAGGTGGTCTGGGTCTCGGTGTAGAAGTCGAGGGCCGAGGGGCCCATCTCGCGCCCGCCGAAGCCCGAGTCCTTCATGCCTCCGAAGGGCAGGTGCACCTCGCTGAAGACCGTGGCGCAGTTGACGTGCGCGAGGCCGGTCGCCACGCGCTCGGCGTAGGCGAAGGCCTGGTGGATGTCCCGGGTGAAGATCGCCGAGGAGAGGCCGTAGTCCACCTCGTTGGCGACCGAGAGGGCCTCGTCGATCGAGTCGACCTCGATCACGGCGAGCACCGGCCCGAAGACCTCCTCGCAAGCCACGGCGTGCTCGGGGCGAACGCCGGTGAGCAGGGTGGGCTCGAAGAAGTAGCCCTTCTTGTACTCGCCCCCCATCCGGTGGCCGCCGTAGGCGAGAGTCGCGCCCTCCTGGCGGGCGATCCCCATGTAGCGCTCGACCTTTTCCAGGGCCTCCTGGTTGACGAGCGGGCCCATGGTGTTGTCCTCGTCGAGGCCGGGGCCGACCTTGATGGCCTGGGCGTGGGCCATGAGGCGCTCGACCAGGGGCCTGGCGACGCGCCGATCGACGATGACCCGGCTGGTGGCCGTGCAGCGCTGGCCGGTGGATCCCCAGGCTGCCACGGCGATCTCGCGGGCGGCGAGCTCGACGTCGGCATCCGCCATGACGATGGCCGCGTTCTTGCCGCCGAGCTCCAGCTGCACCTTGGCGAGGCGCCCTGCGGCCACCTGGTTGATCCGCTTGCCCACCGCGGTCGAGCCGGTAAACGAGACGGCCTTGACGCCGGGATCCTCCACCAGGGCAGCACCCACCTGGCCGTCGCCGTGGACGAGGTTGAGCACGCCCGCGCCGAGGCCCGCCTCGACGAAGGCCCTGACGATCAAGGCGGCGCAGAGGGGCGTCTGCTCGGCCGGCTTGAGCACCACGGCGTTGCCCGCCACCAGCGCGGGAACCAGCTTCCAGGCGGGGATGGCGAAAGGGAAGTTCCAGGGGGTGACCAGCGCGACCACCCCGACGGGGCGGCGCGTGGTGTAGGCGAACATCCCGGGCTGCTCGCTGGGGATGGTCTGGCCGTGCAGGCGCCGGGCCTCGGCGTTGAGGTACTCCATGGCGTTGATGCCCCGGTTGACCTCGATGCGGGCCTCGGCGATGACCTTGCCGCACTCCCAGCTCAGGACGTGGGCCAGGAGCTCGACCTGGTCGCGCAGCATGGCGATCGCCCGGGCGATGACCGCGCCGCGCTGGGGGGCCGGCGTGCTCGCCCAGCCGCGCTGGGCCTGGCTCGCCGCCTCGATGGCCGCCTGGACGTCCTCCGGGCTCGAGGCGGGGAAGTCGGCGAGGACCTCCTTGAAATCGGCGGGATTCACGACCGGGAAGGTCGCCCCCGAGGCGGCCGAACGCCACTCGCCGGCCACGTGGTTGAGGCGTCCGGTCGAAAGCCATGCCTTGAGGTCGCTCAGATCGAGGCCAGGACGGGCGGTGAGGGTCATGACGGGCTCCTTCTCATGTGCGGCGATCCAGACCCCCATTGTACCGGAAGGCGGAGCTAGCCCTGGGGATGAAGATAGGCCTCCAGCCGCACGTCGTCGCCGCTCGGGTAGGCCCGCAGGCCGTACAGGGCGCGGGCATCGGCCATGGACGGGGCGCTGCGCCCCTCGATGGGGGTGGGGCTGTGCGCCCCGCCGATCAGCTTGGGGGCGACGAAGTAGACGAGCTTGTCCACCACCCCCTGCTCCAGGGCCGAGGCGTTGAGGCCCCCGCCCCCCTCGAGCAGAACCCCCGAGAGGTCGCGCCGCCCGAGCTCCGCCATCAGCCAGGCGAGATCCAGGTGGCCGCTCGGCAGTGCCGGGGCCTCGAGCACCTCGGCCCCCTGGGCCCCGAGCGCCTCGCGGCGCTTTCGCGGGGCCTCGGGGCCGACCACGATGAGAAGCGGGCTGTCGATGGTGAAGAGACGCGCCGAAAGCGGCGTCTCGGCCCCCGGGTCCACGATCACCCGGGTGGGCTGGTGCGCCCCCGGGAGCCTGGCGTCGAGGCGCGGATCGTCGGCGAGCACCGTCTTGATCCCCACCATGACGACCGAGAGCTCGGCGCGCAGGGCCTGGACGAACTCCCGCGAGACCGGTCCGCTGATCCACCTGCTCTGGCCCGCCTCGGTCGCGATCTTGCCGTCCATGGTCATGGCCATCTTCATGACGACGAAGGGCAGCCGGGTGCGGACGTGCTTGAAGAAGACCTCGTTGAGGCGCTGGGCCTCTTCGGCGCACACGCCCCAGGCGACCTTCACGCCGGCCTCGCTCAGCACGCCGGCCGCCTGCGAGGCCGTCAGGGGGTTGGGATCCGGAACGGCGAACACGACCCGCGCGATGCCGGCGTCGATCAGGGCCCGGGTGCAGGGGCCGGTGCGGCCCTGGTGGTTGCAGGGCTCGAGGGTCACGTAGGCGGTGGCGCCCCGGGCGCGATCGCCGGCTTGCTCGAGTGCGAACACCTCGGCGTGCGGCGCCCCCACCCGGGGGTGGTGGCCCTCGCCGACCACTTCCGCGTCCCGGACGATCACAGCGCCCACCATGGGGTTGGGGGCGCTCCAGCCCGCCCCCTGACGGGCGAGTTCGAGGGCGCGCAGCATCCAGCGACGGTCCTGGTCGGTTGTGATCATCTTCACGCGGGCCTTTGACATGGGGGGGAACGTGGTAGAACAAGCTTACATCCATCCTGGAGGTATCGCCATGCGCCGATGGGCCATCGCCCTCGCGTCCGTCCTGGCCGTCGCCATGCCAGCCGACGCCTACGTCATCAACCTGAACAGCGACTACATGCCGGACCCCGGCCACGTCGAGCTGCTCTCCTACGGCTCCTACTCGCCCTACACCCTGAAGGTCCTCGGCGGGGCCATCTACTCGGCCAACCCCGAGGGCTCGGCCTACCACTGGCTCGAGGCGTGGAACAGCCTCGAAGTGGGCCTGGTGGCCGACACCAGCATGACGATCATCGCCCCCTACGACCTGAGCCAGTCCTTCGACGGCGCCGAGCGCCAGAGCGGCCTCGGGGACCTGACGCTGGCCCTCGGGCGCAAGCTGTGGAGCAACGAGCTGGGCAGCTTCAAGACCCGCCTGAAGGCGAGCTTCCCGGTGGGGCCGCTCGGCGCGGGGGTCGCCGCGGTGGGGGTGGACACCATCTTCAGCCAGCAGCTGATCCAGGACGTGCTGAGCGCCACGCTCAACCTCAACTACGGCTACAACCTCCAGCAGACCGTCGCCGACGCCGAGACCCTCCTGCCGCGCACCAGCTGGCAGGGGCACGGCCTCGCTTTCGGGGTGGGGCTCGACTATGCCCTGACCCCTTCGATCGGGCTGGTGCTCGAGGCCCTGGGGCAGTTCGACGGGCACAGCGAGGCGGATCGCAGGCCCGAGCCCGAGTCGGGGGCCACGACCCTCACCCTCGCCCCCGGGCTCAGCTGGTCGCTCAGCGACGCCGTCTGCCTCCAGGCCTCGCTGCAGCTCCCGCTGCTGCGCGGGGGGTACCAGGACTCCTACCCCTACGGCGGGATGGCCGGCGTCTGCCTCGACTTCTGAGGAGCACGAGGCGCTTCGCCCTTCGAGCCGAAGGTCACAGCTCGCCTGAGAGCTTGCTCACATCGCCGGGTTTAAAACGACCTAAAGATGCTTGGCCAATGTCGCCTAGGCGCGAAAGGCCGTTTCAGCGAATGCTCCATCAAGCACGCAAGAAGGGAGCAAAACGCCATGAACCACCCCAACTTCGGGACGAATCTCTTCAAGGTCGCGAGCACCTCCAACCCCGCCTCGGTCGCGGGCGCCATCGCCGGGACCCTGCGCGAGAAGGGGCGCTGCGAGATGCAGGCCATCGGAGCGGGGGCCATCAACCAGGCCGTCAAGGCGATCGCCATCGCCCGGGGCTACGTGGCCCCGGGCGGGATGGACCTGGTCTTCGTCCCGGCCTTCCTCGACATCGAGATCCAGGGCGAGGAGCGCACCGCCATCAAGTTCGTGATCGAGCCGCGCCGGACTTAACATCGCCTTAGCCCAAGCTTGACGGTCGCTCGGCACTGGCGCTATAATCGACGACCTGTCCAGGCGTCTACGCGCCGGACAACGTCATTCGGGCGGTACCGCTCGGATCCGGTCTCAAAGACCCGAGAGGCACTCGGCTACCGGATGCGGCGCGTCTCGCAACTGAGGAGAAAGCCCAATCATGTACGCCATCATCGCCACCGGCGGCAAGCAGATCCGCGTCGAGGAAGGCCGCTTCGTCGACATCGAGCTGATCGCCGGCAACGAAGGGGACACCGTCACCTTCGACAGCGTCCTGCTCGTTTCCAAGGACGGCAAGTTCCAGGTCGGCACCCCCAGCGTCTCGGGCGCCAAGGTCACCGGCAAGATCGTC
This sequence is a window from Pantanalinema sp.. Protein-coding genes within it:
- the ribD gene encoding bifunctional diaminohydroxyphosphoribosylaminopyrimidine deaminase/5-amino-6-(5-phosphoribosylamino)uracil reductase RibD, whose translation is MITTDQDRRWMLRALELARQGAGWSAPNPMVGAVIVRDAEVVGEGHHPRVGAPHAEVFALEQAGDRARGATAYVTLEPCNHQGRTGPCTRALIDAGIARVVFAVPDPNPLTASQAAGVLSEAGVKVAWGVCAEEAQRLNEVFFKHVRTRLPFVVMKMAMTMDGKIATEAGQSRWISGPVSREFVQALRAELSVVMVGIKTVLADDPRLDARLPGAHQPTRVIVDPGAETPLSARLFTIDSPLLIVVGPEAPRKRREALGAQGAEVLEAPALPSGHLDLAWLMAELGRRDLSGVLLEGGGGLNASALEQGVVDKLVYFVAPKLIGGAHSPTPIEGRSAPSMADARALYGLRAYPSGDDVRLEAYLHPQG
- a CDS encoding aldehyde dehydrogenase family protein, with translation MTLTARPGLDLSDLKAWLSTGRLNHVAGEWRSAASGATFPVVNPADFKEVLADFPASSPEDVQAAIEAASQAQRGWASTPAPQRGAVIARAIAMLRDQVELLAHVLSWECGKVIAEARIEVNRGINAMEYLNAEARRLHGQTIPSEQPGMFAYTTRRPVGVVALVTPWNFPFAIPAWKLVPALVAGNAVVLKPAEQTPLCAALIVRAFVEAGLGAGVLNLVHGDGQVGAALVEDPGVKAVSFTGSTAVGKRINQVAAGRLAKVQLELGGKNAAIVMADADVELAAREIAVAAWGSTGQRCTATSRVIVDRRVARPLVERLMAHAQAIKVGPGLDEDNTMGPLVNQEALEKVERYMGIARQEGATLAYGGHRMGGEYKKGYFFEPTLLTGVRPEHAVACEEVFGPVLAVIEVDSIDEALSVANEVDYGLSSAIFTRDIHQAFAYAERVATGLAHVNCATVFSEVHLPFGGMKDSGFGGREMGPSALDFYTETQTTYLKHG
- a CDS encoding transporter, which encodes MRRWAIALASVLAVAMPADAYVINLNSDYMPDPGHVELLSYGSYSPYTLKVLGGAIYSANPEGSAYHWLEAWNSLEVGLVADTSMTIIAPYDLSQSFDGAERQSGLGDLTLALGRKLWSNELGSFKTRLKASFPVGPLGAGVAAVGVDTIFSQQLIQDVLSATLNLNYGYNLQQTVADAETLLPRTSWQGHGLAFGVGLDYALTPSIGLVLEALGQFDGHSEADRRPEPESGATTLTLAPGLSWSLSDAVCLQASLQLPLLRGGYQDSYPYGGMAGVCLDF
- a CDS encoding stage V sporulation protein S — translated: MNHPNFGTNLFKVASTSNPASVAGAIAGTLREKGRCEMQAIGAGAINQAVKAIAIARGYVAPGGMDLVFVPAFLDIEIQGEERTAIKFVIEPRRT
- the rplU gene encoding 50S ribosomal protein L21 is translated as MYAIIATGGKQIRVEEGRFVDIELIAGNEGDTVTFDSVLLVSKDGKFQVGTPSVSGAKVTGKIVKHGKGPKLIVYKMRPKKHYRRKNGHRQPFTRVMVESISF